A section of the Trichomycterus rosablanca isolate fTriRos1 unplaced genomic scaffold, fTriRos1.hap1 scaffold_41, whole genome shotgun sequence genome encodes:
- the LOC134308104 gene encoding uncharacterized protein LOC134308104, with the protein MDGDKAQYSRLMESLKRRQRLGPDELRLIAEHDSDEDHEGMTIEEEDFMDMELLDEGEEEDEEEQDEQRDQPTTSYRSKFSVHCSLE; encoded by the exons atggatggagacaAGGCTCAATATTCACGCCTTATGGAGTCTCTGAAGAGGAGACAGCGGCTAGGCCCTGACGAGCTTAGACTTATAGCTGAACATGACAGCgatgaagatcatgaaggcatgaccattgaagaggaggacttcatggacatggagctcctggatgaaggggaagaagaggatgaagaggagcaagatgagcagagggatcaaccaacaacctcctatcg gtcaaagttcagtgtgcattgttcattggaatga